The Rhodovastum atsumiense genome segment TGCCCCCGCGGCCTGGCAAGGCTGCGATCGTGGCCGGCGAGTAAGTCTGACTGCACCGTGGCCGACCGGGACCTTCGGCCGGCCACGGCACCTTTGGATCCCTGCCGCGCCGGGGATGCGACGTGCCATGGCCGACCGGCCATCAGGTTTTTCCCATTCGAGGTGCCTTCATCGACCCGCCGGGGCATGGCTTCGGCGAAGGTCGGCAGCCAGGTCCGCATCACCTGCAACGGGCACCTGGCGCTCCACCTCGGCGGCATTGCCGCAGCGGATCTTCATGCCGCACAATACGTCAATGACAGCAATCATGACATCGCTGCCGCGATCGAGGCAGCAGGCGTGCGCAAATCGGTCGGCCGTGATGGCGCACCGACGCCGTCCGCCCTGCCCGTGGTCGCCGGCGGCATGAACGCGGCCGGCGGGTGAGCATGGCATCCGAGGGCATCCCAGCGCCGTCTGCCGGAACTGGACGCGAGCGACTGGATGCCGGCGTGGTCCGCATCACGGCGGCGCTTGCCGGCGACATCGTGACCCTGGCCGATGTCCGCAGCGAACGGCCGCGCCATCTCGCCGCGGCGCTCGCGCGCCATCCGGCGTCGACCATCCCGGACCTGGCGCGGCGCCTGTTCGCGCTGTGCGGCACATCGCAGGCGATCGCCGCGCGACAGGCGCTCGGCATGGCGGGGGCGGAGGTCCCGGTTCCCGATCCTGCCCTCGTTCTGCGGCAACTCGCGGCCGAACGCATCACGGCGCATCTGCAGGCGACCTTCATGGGCTGGAATACGGCCGTTCCGGTGAACCCGATGGAGGCCATCGCCATGTCCCGCGCGTTGGCGGCCGTGCGCGAAGCCGATATCCGGTGCGATGCACTGATCGAGGCGCTGACGGCGCTGGGGATCTCGGCCACGCCCCAGGCCGGATCCTGGGGGGCACGTCTGCTTGCATTGGCTGGTGAGGATGGAGCCGCACCGGTGCGGCCTGACCCGCTCACTGCCGCCGATGACGCGCAGGTGCTGGC includes the following:
- a CDS encoding nickel-dependent hydrogenase large subunit; the protein is MVRITAALAGDIVTLADVRSERPRHLAAALARHPASTIPDLARRLFALCGTSQAIAARQALGMAGAEVPVPDPALVLRQLAAERITAHLQATFMGWNTAVPVNPMEAIAMSRALAAVREADIRCDALIEALTALGISATPQAGSWGARLLALAGEDGAAPVRPDPLTAADDAQVLAALDAQGEAFAAVPSLPGRRPEVGAAARAARRGLLVTSSASRLAARLAEIVSSSRYLAGTEAFDPAEWIVAGRLGPGTGFCAVETPRGRLHHLVRLGPDGAVLRYLIVAPTEWNFAGDGPFSIALRGLRVGAAARPAIERLAALYDPCVACAIEVHRLPQHDDRFPVPDNEGG